The Coraliomargarita parva region GACAGTTTGAAGTTTCTATTGAAAACGCATACGATTCTGAATTGGCTTCCACTTTTAATGTGTAGGGGCCAGACAAAGTATCTACTTCTACGGAATTTGCCAGATGTGTGATGTCGCCGATTTGTTTGAGAAGTGAGGCATGTAACCTTCCGGAACGAATACTCAGAAAGCAGCGGTAGTGGAAACGAGAGTTCATCCAGACAAGCATCCCAGCTTCCTGTCCCTCTTCTGTAGGCTTGAAATCCAACAAGGTGCTCGCGGTACATTCGAAATCTGTTTGTCGACGCAAGAGGCAGGTGGTCGGTTGTTGTTTTCTGGAACTGTTTGCGTCTGCTTTGAGGCGGAGCCAACCCGGGCGCTCATTGAGGGAGTAATGTTCCGGTTTGGGATTTCTCAGGTGCACCCATTCCGGAGATAGAGTTGGTGCATCGAAGTTGTCAGTTGGGGATTCTTCGGGGAATGGTTGGTGGGGTAAGCGCGGCGCCTCCGTTTCGATATCCAAAGTTCCGGAGTGATTGATGATGGGCCAACCGTCTGCATCCCATGTCACAGGGGCGAGGAAGGTTTCACGTCCCAAATGATGTGTTTTTGGAAAGTGAGTTTTACCCGTTCGAATCGCCAAGCAAACGATCCACCAACTACCGTCATGTGCCTGAAACAGATCGCCATGTCCGGTTGCTTGCACATCGTGTCCGGCACGGTGACGATTCGTCAGGATCGGGTTGTTTGGGCAGCTTTCAAAAGGACCCCATGGCGAGCGGCTACGGGCGATTGTGATCATATGGCCGTGGTGCGTCCCGCCCTCTGCGCAGAGGAGATAATACCAGCCGTTGATTTTATAGAGGTGGGGGGCCTCCAAATCATTGCCACCGGAGCCTGCCCAGATTTGGCGTGGTTCTGTGAGCAGTTCACCTGTGGCGAGATCGATTTCCGACTGCATATTCTGACTCGTGGTCAGATACACTTTACCGTCCTCATCAAAAAGAAAAGAAGGGTCGATACCGCCTTGATTCAGGTATATCGGTTCTGACCATGGACCGGCGGGATCTTTGGCGGTGACGTAAAAGTTCCCTTTGGCATACACATGGGTTGTGACCATGTAGAAGATGCCATTGTGATACCGTAGCGTCGGGGCGTAGATGCCGCCGGAGTCTCCGGCATCCCTCAGGTCCAGCTGGGAGTCGCGGGTTAAGGCATGGCCGATCTTTTTCCAGTGGATTAGATCCCGGGAGTGGAAAATGGGAACTCCGGGGAAATACTCGAACGAACTCGTGGCCAGATAGTAGTCACTGCCAACACGGCAAATGCTGGGGTCCGGATGAAAGCCTGGAATGATGGGATTGAGAAAGGTTTTCACGAATCTATTCGTTCATCAGCTGTGCCACCATGCTATCGATGGCCTTGGCCCAGATTTCGTAGCCCGCTTTGCGGGGATGCAGGTAGTCCGGCATGATTGCTTTGCTTAGTGTGCCATCAGGCTCAAGAAACTGATGGCCGATCGGCAACCAGAACACGGTCTGGTCATTCGCGTAGCGTGGGAGCAAGGCATTGACCGCATCGTTGCGAATGCGCCCCCGGTTGTCGGGCGATTCACCGCGTGGGAAGATGTCCAGTAGGAGGACTTTGGTCTGGGGGCAACGCTCGCGGATTTTTGCGATGATAGCACCGACGCCTTCGGCGATTTGTTCCGGCTCATTGCTATTGTTGGTGCCGATCATCAGCACGACCAGCTTCGGCTGAATGTTGCCACCGAGCGCTCCGTTTTTGACCCGCCAGAGCACGTGCTCGGTGCGGTCGCCGGCGATGCCTTGATTGACGGGGTTGTATTGTCCGAAGTGCTGCTTCCATACGGCCAATCCATGGTTGTCCCAGCCGTCGGTGATTGAGTCACCGAGGAAGACCAGGTCCGGCTTCTTCTGAAGGGTCTCCTTAAC contains the following coding sequences:
- a CDS encoding glycoside hydrolase family 43 protein; amino-acid sequence: MKTFLNPIIPGFHPDPSICRVGSDYYLATSSFEYFPGVPIFHSRDLIHWKKIGHALTRDSQLDLRDAGDSGGIYAPTLRYHNGIFYMVTTHVYAKGNFYVTAKDPAGPWSEPIYLNQGGIDPSFLFDEDGKVYLTTSQNMQSEIDLATGELLTEPRQIWAGSGGNDLEAPHLYKINGWYYLLCAEGGTHHGHMITIARSRSPWGPFESCPNNPILTNRHRAGHDVQATGHGDLFQAHDGSWWIVCLAIRTGKTHFPKTHHLGRETFLAPVTWDADGWPIINHSGTLDIETEAPRLPHQPFPEESPTDNFDAPTLSPEWVHLRNPKPEHYSLNERPGWLRLKADANSSRKQQPTTCLLRRQTDFECTASTLLDFKPTEEGQEAGMLVWMNSRFHYRCFLSIRSGRLHASLLKQIGDITHLANSVEVDTLSGPYTLKVEANSESYAFSIETSNCQKIDLGTGLVRLLTTEVAGGFTGMMLGIYANSCASPTTADFDYFIYNS
- a CDS encoding GDSL-type esterase/lipase family protein; translation: MNLRQIIRLSLALTCAAAALSTRAAQTENPAATATPKQPWIDRHNRIVKETLQKKPDLVFLGDSITDGWDNHGLAVWKQHFGQYNPVNQGIAGDRTEHVLWRVKNGALGGNIQPKLVVLMIGTNNSNEPEQIAEGVGAIIAKIRERCPQTKVLLLDIFPRGESPDNRGRIRNDAVNALLPRYANDQTVFWLPIGHQFLEPDGTLSKAIMPDYLHPRKAGYEIWAKAIDSMVAQLMNE